The Thalassoroseus pseudoceratinae genome has a segment encoding these proteins:
- the nuoK gene encoding NADH-quinone oxidoreductase subunit NuoK, giving the protein MESAVGLNGYLSVGAVLFVAGVVCMATKRNGIGVLMGVELVLNGANINFVAFSKFTPLGLDGQIISLFVIVLAAAEAAVALAIALNFYNNHLTIDVDQGDDLEG; this is encoded by the coding sequence ATGGAATCTGCTGTCGGACTCAATGGTTACCTGTCCGTGGGAGCCGTTTTGTTTGTTGCCGGTGTCGTTTGCATGGCAACCAAACGCAACGGTATCGGTGTGTTGATGGGTGTTGAATTGGTGCTTAACGGTGCCAATATCAACTTCGTGGCATTTTCCAAGTTCACTCCGTTGGGTTTGGACGGCCAAATCATTTCGCTATTTGTCATCGTTTTGGCGGCAGCCGAAGCCGCGGTGGCATTGGCGATTGCCCTCAACTTTTACAACAATCACCTCACGATTGATGTCGACCAGGGAGATGACCTGGAAGGCTAA
- a CDS encoding NADH-quinone oxidoreductase subunit J family protein, with product MIELFFYYFFATFAVVGALFVVINQNVARMAFWLIVSLGSTAALFFLMHADFVGATQLLIYVGGTLVLLIFGVMLTSSEPLLRIRMSMGDLVIAGAVGFLFLAMINFTVSAVRWDRLTLRQIRVDLQTVEEHATKRIDSLNSKEDQEEARKRLDEFISLFSESFVATKADPSLYVLSNGAELEPRQEAMLLNYMRTEGGLTFSPETERGGTGRPIGLALLGSRPDQDLDRSDDYPTISPGYSSRTSRKTLDSSVTNEPDLSTGYLLPFEIASVHLLVVLIGAAYLARAKRRVET from the coding sequence ATGATTGAACTATTCTTTTACTACTTCTTCGCGACATTTGCCGTCGTTGGCGCGTTATTCGTCGTGATCAACCAAAACGTCGCACGAATGGCGTTTTGGCTAATCGTCTCGCTGGGCTCGACCGCTGCGTTGTTCTTCTTGATGCACGCAGACTTCGTCGGTGCCACGCAATTGCTCATTTACGTTGGCGGTACTCTCGTTCTGCTGATTTTCGGTGTGATGCTCACGTCAAGTGAGCCACTCCTGCGAATTCGTATGTCGATGGGAGACCTTGTCATCGCGGGTGCGGTTGGTTTTCTGTTCCTGGCGATGATCAATTTCACGGTGTCCGCCGTCCGTTGGGACCGGCTCACACTTCGTCAAATCCGTGTCGATCTGCAGACAGTCGAAGAGCACGCGACCAAGCGAATTGACTCTTTGAATTCCAAAGAGGATCAAGAAGAAGCTCGCAAACGCCTCGATGAATTCATATCGCTGTTTTCAGAGTCTTTCGTCGCGACGAAGGCCGATCCGTCACTGTACGTCCTGTCGAACGGTGCCGAATTGGAACCGCGTCAAGAGGCGATGCTCTTGAACTATATGCGAACCGAAGGCGGGCTGACCTTCTCTCCGGAAACGGAACGAGGCGGTACTGGACGCCCCATCGGTTTGGCACTTTTAGGGTCGCGTCCGGATCAGGATCTCGATCGCTCCGACGATTACCCAACCATCAGCCCCGGTTACTCGAGTCGTACAAGCCGAAAAACGCTTGATTCTTCAGTCACCAACGAACCCGATCTTTCGACCGGATATTTGCTGCCGTTCGAAATTGCTTCGGTTCACTTGTTAGTTGTTCTGATCGGTGCCGCGTATCTCGCTCGAGCCAAGCGTCGAGTCGAAACTTAA
- a CDS encoding Gfo/Idh/MocA family protein, producing the protein MTSQTNGLNRRQFLKSSAAAASAVAMPMFVPASVFGANERIVTGHIGVGGQGRGNLGRFIKNAGAVCDVDQTHLAKAAKMVEDKGRKCKTFSDYRELLDQADIDAVVISTPDHWHALPTIHACQAGKDVYCEKPLSLTIGEGRLMVEAARAHKRVVQTGSQQRSAKNFRTACELVRSGHIGKLQTVLVGIPGPNHPGEPVPNSEPPEELDYEFWLGPAPNRPYNKKRVHYNFRFFRDYSGGQMTNWGAHHIDIAQWGMGTDDTGPVEIVGEGTYHPKGWHEVTETCRITHRYANGVELIVGQKQKDIPTGTTFVGSEGKIYVNRGKLRSEPGEIVENGRNDGDVELYVSNNHVQNFLDCIKSREKPICDVEIGHRSATVCHLGNLAVRLGRKLQWDAEAERFVNDEQANKELMRDYRSPWTLKS; encoded by the coding sequence ATGACGTCCCAGACGAATGGTTTGAACCGCCGCCAATTCTTGAAATCCAGTGCTGCCGCTGCGAGCGCGGTCGCTATGCCGATGTTCGTTCCCGCGAGCGTTTTCGGTGCTAACGAACGCATCGTGACCGGGCATATCGGCGTCGGGGGGCAAGGTCGTGGCAATCTGGGACGATTTATCAAGAATGCCGGGGCGGTTTGCGATGTCGATCAAACGCACCTCGCCAAGGCGGCCAAGATGGTCGAAGACAAGGGGCGAAAATGCAAGACGTTTTCCGACTATCGAGAACTGCTCGACCAGGCGGATATCGATGCCGTCGTCATTTCCACGCCCGACCATTGGCACGCCCTGCCCACGATCCACGCATGCCAAGCCGGTAAAGATGTTTATTGTGAGAAACCACTTTCACTCACCATTGGTGAAGGCCGTCTGATGGTTGAGGCCGCTCGTGCCCACAAACGGGTTGTTCAAACCGGCTCGCAGCAACGGTCGGCCAAGAACTTCCGAACCGCTTGTGAGTTAGTTCGCTCCGGCCACATTGGCAAGCTTCAGACTGTTCTTGTCGGGATTCCCGGCCCCAATCACCCTGGCGAGCCCGTGCCCAACAGCGAGCCGCCGGAAGAACTTGATTACGAATTCTGGCTCGGACCGGCACCGAATCGTCCGTACAACAAAAAACGGGTGCACTACAATTTTCGGTTTTTCCGTGACTACTCTGGCGGTCAGATGACCAACTGGGGAGCTCATCACATTGATATTGCTCAATGGGGCATGGGAACGGACGACACGGGGCCAGTCGAAATCGTTGGCGAAGGGACTTACCATCCTAAAGGTTGGCATGAGGTGACGGAAACCTGCCGAATCACTCACCGCTATGCAAACGGTGTGGAATTGATCGTCGGACAGAAACAAAAAGACATTCCGACCGGCACAACGTTCGTTGGCAGCGAAGGCAAGATTTACGTCAATCGCGGAAAACTACGGAGTGAACCAGGCGAGATCGTCGAAAACGGTCGTAACGATGGTGACGTCGAGCTTTACGTGAGCAACAATCACGTTCAGAACTTCCTCGATTGCATCAAGTCGCGAGAGAAACCGATTTGTGATGTCGAGATTGGCCACCGCAGCGCAACGGTCTGCCATTTGGGGAACCTGGCGGTCCGACTCGGACGCAAACTCCAATGGGATGC
- a CDS encoding complex I subunit 1/NuoH family protein gives MDYLALFAAETPSSIAEMDRLPICGCSVSPTVAAIIAALFHAGALFAIFGLAPFAFIWAERKISGRIQDRLGPTRVGGRFGWLQSLADGIKLIQKEDLVPSAADSMLFRMAPYLVCIASFSAFMVLPFSDGWIAVSSDIGLFVLVAILSLEVFGVIMAGYSSGSKWSLFGGMREAAQMVSYEIPLAICALIPIVAVGTLDLNRIGNYQDGWLTNWLIFHDPFTFIGFFVYFTVATAGCKRAPFDLAEAESELVGGFHTEYSGMRWSFFFMGEYASMFLVSGVAAVLFLGGWNSGLAPLEAGLDSLAANAGQSISWLSGFNPLAYLVNVVGLVIFLTKAALLVIVQIWVRWTFPRLRIDQVMTTCLKYLVPMSCFLFLGATVWPLVVGNRTMMGLGSPQGELAPKEVSQVETAEQSTTQATSVHVAGVVAEGAAKSQ, from the coding sequence ATGGATTATTTAGCATTGTTCGCGGCCGAAACCCCATCCTCAATTGCGGAGATGGACCGCTTGCCGATCTGTGGCTGCTCGGTCAGTCCGACTGTGGCGGCGATCATTGCAGCGTTGTTCCACGCGGGCGCACTCTTCGCAATTTTTGGATTGGCACCGTTCGCTTTTATCTGGGCCGAACGAAAAATTTCGGGCCGAATTCAAGACCGCCTTGGACCGACACGGGTCGGTGGCCGATTCGGTTGGCTTCAAAGCCTCGCCGATGGAATCAAGCTGATCCAAAAAGAGGACTTGGTCCCCAGTGCCGCCGATTCCATGTTGTTTCGCATGGCACCGTATTTGGTCTGCATTGCCTCATTCAGTGCTTTTATGGTGCTGCCATTTAGTGATGGTTGGATCGCGGTTTCCTCGGACATTGGGCTATTTGTGCTCGTCGCCATTCTCTCGCTCGAAGTTTTCGGCGTCATCATGGCGGGCTATTCTAGTGGTTCGAAGTGGTCCCTGTTCGGTGGGATGCGAGAAGCCGCCCAGATGGTCAGCTATGAAATTCCACTCGCAATCTGTGCATTGATCCCGATTGTTGCTGTCGGCACGCTCGATTTGAATCGAATCGGTAACTATCAAGACGGTTGGTTGACCAACTGGCTGATTTTCCACGACCCGTTCACGTTCATTGGGTTCTTCGTGTACTTCACGGTCGCGACCGCCGGTTGTAAGCGGGCTCCGTTCGACTTGGCGGAAGCGGAAAGTGAACTGGTCGGCGGTTTCCACACGGAATACAGCGGCATGCGTTGGTCGTTCTTCTTTATGGGCGAATATGCCAGCATGTTCCTCGTGAGTGGTGTCGCCGCCGTTCTGTTCCTCGGTGGATGGAACAGCGGACTGGCTCCATTGGAAGCAGGACTGGACTCCCTTGCCGCCAACGCTGGGCAATCAATTTCCTGGCTCTCTGGGTTTAATCCACTGGCTTACCTCGTGAATGTCGTGGGCTTGGTGATCTTTCTGACAAAAGCAGCACTCTTGGTGATTGTGCAAATCTGGGTGCGATGGACGTTCCCACGACTCCGAATCGACCAGGTGATGACAACCTGCTTGAAGTACCTCGTGCCAATGAGTTGCTTTCTGTTCCTTGGTGCAACCGTGTGGCCGTTGGTTGTCGGAAACCGAACGATGATGGGTCTCGGGTCGCCGCAAGGTGAGCTGGCTCCCAAAGAAGTATCTCAAGTCGAGACAGCCGAGCAATCCACCACTCAAGCGACATCAGTCCATGTTGCCGGTGTGGTGGCAGAAGGGGCGGCGAAATCACAATGA